A single region of the Undibacterium piscinae genome encodes:
- a CDS encoding acetylornithine transaminase encodes MEFSQYNVNALMYITPRPELVFTEGSGMWMTDHNGKRYLDYLQGWAVNCLGHSPQCIQDALIAQSKKLINPSPAFYNAPAIELASLLTANSCFDRVFFTNSGAEANEGAIKLARKWGQLNKGGAYEIITFDHGFHGRTLATMSASGKPGWDTLFAPQVTGFPKADLNDIASVERLISEKTVAVMLEPVQGEGGVLPASREFMQALRALTKKHNILLIVDEVQTGMGRTGELFAYQLSEIEPDIMTLGKGIGGGVPLAALLCQEAVACFVPGDQGGTYNGNPLITAVGIAVINELLAPGFMASVKEKSAYLSQALLNISEKHGLQGERGEGLLRALKLGSDIGAKLVEAGRDMQPFGVLLNSPRPDLLRFMPALNVSIEEIDQMIQMLDSLLTQIKK; translated from the coding sequence ATGGAATTCAGTCAGTACAATGTGAACGCACTCATGTACATCACGCCCCGCCCGGAACTGGTATTTACCGAAGGCAGCGGTATGTGGATGACCGATCACAATGGCAAGCGCTACCTCGATTACCTGCAAGGATGGGCCGTCAACTGCCTCGGCCATTCGCCACAATGCATACAGGACGCGCTGATTGCCCAATCGAAGAAACTCATCAATCCTTCTCCTGCCTTTTATAACGCGCCAGCCATAGAACTGGCCAGCTTACTCACCGCCAACTCGTGTTTTGACCGCGTATTCTTTACCAATAGCGGCGCTGAAGCGAATGAAGGCGCGATCAAACTCGCGCGCAAGTGGGGCCAGTTAAATAAGGGCGGCGCCTATGAAATCATCACCTTTGACCACGGCTTCCACGGCCGCACCCTGGCCACCATGTCAGCATCGGGCAAACCGGGCTGGGATACGCTGTTTGCACCGCAAGTGACCGGTTTCCCGAAAGCAGACCTGAACGACATCGCCTCGGTCGAGCGCCTGATCTCGGAAAAAACCGTTGCGGTCATGCTGGAGCCTGTGCAAGGCGAAGGCGGCGTGCTGCCGGCCAGCCGCGAATTCATGCAAGCCCTGCGCGCACTGACCAAGAAACACAATATCCTGCTGATCGTCGATGAAGTGCAAACCGGCATGGGCCGTACCGGTGAACTATTCGCCTACCAGTTGTCGGAAATCGAACCAGACATCATGACACTGGGTAAAGGCATAGGCGGCGGTGTGCCTTTGGCTGCCTTGCTATGCCAGGAAGCGGTGGCCTGTTTTGTACCAGGCGACCAGGGTGGCACCTACAACGGCAATCCCTTGATTACCGCCGTCGGCATTGCCGTCATCAATGAACTGCTGGCACCAGGTTTCATGGCGTCGGTAAAAGAAAAATCGGCTTATCTGAGCCAAGCCTTGCTAAATATTTCCGAAAAACATGGCCTGCAAGGCGAGCGCGGCGAAGGCTTGTTGCGCGCCCTCAAGCTCGGTTCCGACATCGGTGCTAAGCTGGTCGAAGCCGGGCGCGACATGCAGCCGTTTGGCGTGCTGCTCAACTCACCACGTCCAGACCTGTTACGTTTCATGCCGGCCTTGAATGTCAGCATTGAAGAAATCGACCAGATGATACAGATGCTCGATAGCCTGCTGACACAAATCAAAAAATAG